The following are from one region of the Salvia splendens isolate huo1 chromosome 2, SspV2, whole genome shotgun sequence genome:
- the LOC121778867 gene encoding late embryogenesis abundant protein 47-like translates to MDQEQPIKHVQDTVRELNAQEAASHDQSTTPNAHTNVVAHQKDSHDQSITPNAHTNAVAHQKDSHDQSTTPNAHTNTVAHQKDSHDQSTTHNAHTNAVAHQKEPIGVQVIQSSPLMSRTDQRGEITIGEALEATALTAGHRPVDYSDAAAIQAAEVRATGRTNIVPGGVAAAAQSAATRNARLPNDEEKTKLGEILSDASSKLPSDKPVTRRDAEGVIGAELRNDPNLCTRPGGVAASVAAAARLNQTNASNNNQNKTD, encoded by the exons atggACCAAGAACAACCAATCAAGCATGTTCAAGACACAGTTAGAGAATTAAATGCACAAGAAGCGGCCAGCCATGACCAATCCACCACCCCTAATGCTCATACCAATGTCGTCGCTCACCAGAAAGACAGCCATGACCAATCCATCACCCCTAATGCTCATACCAATGCAGTCGCTCACCAGAAAGACAGCCATGACCAATCCACCACCCCTAATGCTCATACCAATACCGTCGCTCACCAGAAAGACAGCCATGACCAATCCACCACCCATAATGCTCATACCAATGCCGTCGCTCACCAGAAAGAACCTATCGGCGTTCAG GTGATCCAATCAAGCCCACTAATGTCACGGACGGATCAGCGAGGGGAAATCACCATCGGAGAAGCACTCGAAGCTACGGCTCTCACGGCGGGCCACCGCCCCGTCGACTACAGCGATGCCGCAGCCATACAGGCTGCGGAAGTCAGGGCAACCGGCCGTACCAATATCGTGCCAGGTGGCGTCGCTGCAGCGGCTCAATCCGCTGCCACTCGCAACGCTAGATTGCCTAATGATGAGGAAAAGACCAAACTCGGAGAAATTCTTTCG GATGCAAGTTCAAAGCTACCTTCGGACAAGCCGGTGACGCGTAGAGACGCGGAGGGAGTGATCGGTGCTGAGCTGAGGAACGATCCAAACCTGTGCACCCGGCCGGGCGGTGTAGCGGCCTCCGTTGCAGCCGCGGCGAGGCTTAACCAGACAAATGCTTCTAATAATAATCAAAACAAAACCGACTAA